In Rhodococcus qingshengii JCM 15477, the sequence GACCAGGCCGACGGCAGCAAGCGCGTACTTCGAACCTCGCCGCAGGTCACGAGGGGACAGCCCCAATTCCGCCCACCCCATTCCCCGGCGCTTGGTGAGCGCCAACAGGACGAGAGCAGAGATAGGTACCGTCGCGATGCTTGCCCAGGCGGTGGTGAAATGCGCGATCAGATTGGTTCCCACCAGCACCACGATCACAACAGCGATATCCACGTATGCATGCATCCGCGGAAAACGAGGAGCGGTCGCTTCGATCTCCACTGGGCCGCCGCTCGTTAGCTGAAAGTTCACTTTTTCCAGTGTACTGACGCACGAGAACTGCCCGCCACTGTTTGCGAACACGCTCACAGTGACGGGCAGGTCCCGAAACAGCTCTGATCAGGCGACGAGCGTGCTCGCAAACTTCGGAACGGCGTTGTCGATTGCGTAGGTCAACCCCGGTACCGAGCCACTCGAGAACGCATTGACGAGTGCCGGGTCATCGAGGATCAACAGATGTCCCTCCTGGGCCGACGGGATTGCGCGCAGTAGCGGATCGTTCGCAAACGCACTGCTGTCGAGGAAGATCGGGAACAGCACGGTCAGGTCGGCGTCGAACAGATTCAGGTTCTCGTTGGCAACCGGGATGTAGAAGTTTCCGGTGGCTTTTTCGGTGATCGCCGTCGGGATCGTGAAGCCGAGACGGGTCATGAAGTCTGCGCGTGCGTCGCCGGGTACGTACGCGCCGTAACCGTCGGTACTGTAGGCGCCGACGGCCGCTGTCTTACCCGCAAAACTCGGATTGGCGGCAATTGCAGCGTCGAACTTGGCGTCGAGGCCGGACAGTAGCGCCTTTCCTTCTGCTTCCTTGCCGAGAGCCTTCGCGACGAGTTCGGTCTGCTGCTCGACCGTCGTCCCGTACGCAGTGGACAGACCCGGCGGCGGCCCGACCGTCGGCGCGATGGCGCTGAGCTTGTCGTAGGTGGCCTGCGTGTTGTCGCTTCTCGTCCACAAAATCAGGTCCGGGTCGAGAGCAATGACGTCCTCGATGCTCAGGTCCATGGTTCCGAGGATCTTCGGGTCCGTGGTGAACTCGTCCGCAATCCAGGGTCCGACGCCCTTGCCACCGAACGCCATCCAGTCCGCGACGCCCACTGGTTGAGTGCCCAGAGCGAGTGCCGTCTCGGCGTCCGACCAACCGAGCGCGACGACGCGCTCCGGGTTGGCCGGGACCTCGACGTCACCGAACATGGTCGAGACGGTTGCTCCCGCCTCCGCGGGTGCGTCAGCGCTGTCGCTGCTGCAGCCGGCAAGTCCGGCGACGGCGAGCGAGGCCGCCAAGGCGGTGACTGCAATCTTCATTCGAGAGACTTTGATTCGCATGGTTACCAGCACTCCTCCAACGCTCCAGCGAGAATTAGGGAAGGCTAGCATCAGCTAACGAAGGCTGTCGCCCATCGGCCAGATCGTGTTCAGGACGCGTCTGCGGCCCGTTCGAGCTCCGCGATGTCGATCTTCTTCATCTTCATCATCGCGTCCGTGGCGCGTTGCGCCTTGGCCCGATCCGGATCCTTCATCAG encodes:
- a CDS encoding ABC transporter substrate-binding protein — translated: MKIAVTALAASLAVAGLAGCSSDSADAPAEAGATVSTMFGDVEVPANPERVVALGWSDAETALALGTQPVGVADWMAFGGKGVGPWIADEFTTDPKILGTMDLSIEDVIALDPDLILWTRSDNTQATYDKLSAIAPTVGPPPGLSTAYGTTVEQQTELVAKALGKEAEGKALLSGLDAKFDAAIAANPSFAGKTAAVGAYSTDGYGAYVPGDARADFMTRLGFTIPTAITEKATGNFYIPVANENLNLFDADLTVLFPIFLDSSAFANDPLLRAIPSAQEGHLLILDDPALVNAFSSGSVPGLTYAIDNAVPKFASTLVA